From Desulfovibrio sp. UCD-KL4C, a single genomic window includes:
- a CDS encoding DJ-1/PfpI family protein: protein MAKKILMIVGDFVEDYEVMVPFQALQAMGFDVDAVCPGKKSGEQVATAVHDFVGHQTYVEMPGHNFTLNADFDTVKTEDYAALVVPGGRAPEYLRLNEKVLEMVRSFPATDRPVAAICHGPQLLAAAGVLKGKKVTAYPACGPEVTLAGGEYVAIDVDDAIADGKLVTAPAWPAHPKWLRIFVDIVNKE, encoded by the coding sequence ATGGCAAAAAAGATTCTGATGATTGTCGGCGACTTTGTTGAAGACTATGAAGTTATGGTCCCATTTCAGGCTCTTCAGGCAATGGGCTTTGATGTAGACGCTGTCTGCCCGGGTAAAAAATCCGGTGAACAGGTTGCTACGGCTGTACATGACTTTGTTGGACATCAAACATACGTGGAAATGCCGGGTCACAACTTCACCCTCAATGCAGACTTTGACACGGTTAAAACTGAAGATTATGCTGCTCTCGTAGTTCCCGGCGGAAGAGCCCCCGAGTATCTGCGTTTAAACGAAAAAGTACTCGAAATGGTCCGCAGCTTCCCGGCAACAGACCGTCCTGTCGCGGCTATATGTCACGGTCCGCAGCTGCTTGCAGCCGCCGGAGTACTCAAAGGCAAAAAAGTTACAGCATATCCGGCCTGCGGACCTGAAGTAACTCTCGCCGGCGGTGAATATGTTGCAATTGATGTTGATGATGCGATTGCCGACGGCAAGCTTGTAACAGCACCCGCCTGGCCTGCTCACCCTAAATGGCTCAGAATCTTTGTTGATATAGTTAAC